In Cupriavidus taiwanensis, the following are encoded in one genomic region:
- a CDS encoding FUSC family protein: MARPAADKPRLAVADLGALLAPLPGRAEATTRIAVASTLTVLVAAMYGTPEAALSAYVIFFINRADRASSIALSLAMLVLVSLIVGLVIVLAGLTLDNPMLRVACMAVLSAGLLFLTSASKLRPVGAIVAMVVGFGLDELGLVPAGELATRGLLYAWLMVAIPVGANVAVNLLMGPSPRRLAGERLAHCLRVAARSLRDPAAQDAALASALRDGVQPVPGWLTLARLEGSANAADVLALRQATASTMAIPMAVEVARQPDARLPAACAGAIADTLDAMAEMLAAGGYPVDIALALPDAAALPPLQQAVAKSLRDAIELYAEHDTAATPPATDAARNARAGKSGGFLDPDAFTNPAHVHYALKTTGAAMFCYLLYQQLNWPGIHTCFITCYLVALGTVAESVEKLTLRLAGCLVGAAAGTAALVYIVPLLDSVTGLLALVFAGTWLSAWVASGSPRIAYAGFQVAFAFYLCVIQGPGPAFDLTVARDRVIGILIGNLVVYLVFTRIWPVSIAGRIEAALAALASQWQQLIDAHQSALRRQHAASAMALQESIAQDLVLARYEPASVGASPAWIAQQRQRLRVLGAVAGHLFLLAERFPGDPAIAARLHALRTGEAPAATAEPSTERPDEPPSAAADVADGDQARATLLALVDRHLSETRQAAANAPSSHAQT, encoded by the coding sequence ATGGCGCGGCCTGCCGCTGACAAGCCGCGCCTGGCCGTTGCCGATCTCGGCGCCCTGCTGGCGCCGTTGCCGGGCCGCGCCGAAGCCACCACGCGCATTGCGGTGGCGAGCACGCTGACGGTGCTGGTCGCGGCGATGTACGGCACCCCGGAGGCCGCCCTCTCCGCGTACGTCATCTTTTTCATCAACCGCGCGGACCGCGCCAGCAGCATCGCACTGAGCCTGGCCATGCTGGTCCTGGTCAGCCTGATCGTCGGGCTGGTGATCGTGCTGGCCGGCCTCACGCTGGACAACCCCATGTTGCGCGTGGCGTGCATGGCGGTGTTGTCGGCCGGGCTGCTGTTCCTGACCTCGGCCAGCAAATTGCGCCCGGTCGGCGCGATCGTGGCCATGGTCGTCGGTTTCGGGCTGGATGAACTGGGGCTGGTGCCAGCCGGCGAGCTGGCCACCCGCGGCCTGCTGTATGCCTGGCTGATGGTAGCCATCCCGGTCGGCGCCAACGTGGCGGTCAACCTGCTGATGGGGCCATCGCCGCGCCGGCTCGCAGGCGAGCGCCTGGCGCATTGCCTGCGCGTGGCGGCACGCAGCCTGCGCGATCCGGCAGCGCAGGACGCCGCGCTTGCCTCGGCATTGCGCGATGGCGTCCAGCCCGTGCCCGGCTGGCTGACGCTGGCCCGGCTGGAAGGCAGCGCGAATGCGGCTGACGTGCTGGCGCTGCGGCAAGCGACGGCGTCGACCATGGCCATCCCGATGGCCGTCGAGGTCGCGCGGCAGCCCGATGCGCGCTTGCCCGCCGCCTGCGCGGGAGCCATCGCCGATACGCTCGATGCCATGGCGGAGATGCTCGCCGCCGGTGGCTATCCGGTCGACATCGCATTGGCGCTGCCCGATGCCGCCGCGCTGCCGCCGCTGCAGCAGGCGGTGGCGAAGTCGCTGCGCGATGCCATCGAACTCTATGCCGAACACGACACAGCCGCCACACCACCGGCAACGGACGCAGCGCGCAATGCCCGCGCCGGCAAGTCCGGCGGCTTCCTGGATCCCGACGCCTTTACCAACCCTGCCCACGTCCACTACGCGCTGAAGACCACCGGCGCCGCCATGTTCTGCTACCTGCTCTACCAGCAGCTGAACTGGCCCGGCATCCATACCTGCTTTATCACCTGCTACCTGGTGGCGCTCGGCACGGTGGCGGAGTCCGTTGAAAAACTCACGCTGCGGCTGGCAGGGTGCCTGGTCGGCGCGGCGGCGGGCACCGCGGCGCTGGTCTATATCGTGCCGCTGCTCGATTCCGTGACCGGGCTGCTGGCGCTGGTGTTTGCGGGCACATGGCTGTCGGCGTGGGTGGCATCGGGCTCGCCGCGCATCGCGTACGCGGGCTTCCAGGTCGCGTTTGCGTTCTATCTGTGCGTGATCCAGGGTCCGGGACCGGCGTTCGACCTGACCGTCGCCCGGGATCGGGTCATCGGCATCCTGATCGGCAACCTGGTGGTGTACCTGGTGTTCACCAGGATCTGGCCGGTCAGCATCGCCGGTCGCATCGAGGCGGCGCTGGCGGCATTGGCGAGCCAGTGGCAGCAGCTGATTGACGCGCACCAGTCCGCTCTGCGCCGCCAGCATGCCGCCAGCGCCATGGCACTGCAGGAATCTATCGCGCAGGACCTGGTGCTGGCCCGGTACGAGCCTGCGTCGGTCGGGGCTTCGCCGGCATGGATCGCGCAGCAGCGGCAGCGCCTGAGGGTGCTCGGCGCGGTGGCCGGCCACCTGTTCCTGCTGGCGGAACGGTTCCCCGGCGATCCTGCGATCGCCGCGCGGCTGCATGCGTTGCGAACCGGCGAGGCCCCGGCCGCTACCGCTGAACCGTCCACTGAACGGCCCGATGAACCGCCGTCAGCCGCTGCCGATGTTGCCGATGGCGACCAGGCCCGCGCCACCCTGCTGGCGCTGGTCGATCGACACTTGTCCGAAACGCGCCAGGCCGCGGCCAATGCCCCCTCCTCCCATGCGCAAACCTGA
- a CDS encoding glycosyltransferase family 4 protein gives MSQPEPPDTAPPLPDILIFSVPFHPSVGGMERFAEDLAFGLTELGYRIELATRTPAAADDNAPFPYPVTRVAGLVELARAMLRHPLVVFVGLTFYDVLLATMLRRRIVLTHHGPYSHYGEARRFTAGNIKRWMSRFYDNICVSRYLAGWLPGQPLVIHNGYRDDVFVPSCAPRPPGSFVFVGRLVTEKGVDLLLRSFARLRGMRPDVRLTVIGDGPQYAVLVALASALGCAGAVTFAGAQGPAVVATLLAQHACLVVPSIGYEPFGIVALEGLAAGCEVIVTRRGGLPEAVDGFGWVVEPAVDPLCETMLAVCAGESHRSEPGLSLFLADHQRNTVVRRYAEAIAAFVRQ, from the coding sequence ATGAGCCAGCCTGAGCCCCCGGACACCGCGCCGCCGCTGCCCGATATCCTGATATTCAGCGTGCCGTTCCACCCGTCCGTGGGCGGCATGGAGCGCTTTGCCGAAGACCTTGCGTTCGGACTGACCGAGCTTGGCTATCGGATCGAACTGGCGACGCGCACGCCGGCGGCGGCGGACGACAACGCGCCGTTCCCCTATCCGGTCACGCGCGTGGCGGGCCTGGTCGAACTGGCGCGCGCCATGCTGCGGCACCCGCTGGTGGTGTTCGTCGGCCTGACCTTCTACGACGTGCTGCTGGCCACCATGCTGCGGCGCCGGATCGTGCTGACGCATCACGGCCCGTACAGCCACTATGGCGAGGCGCGGCGTTTCACGGCGGGAAACATCAAGCGCTGGATGTCGCGCTTCTATGACAACATCTGCGTCAGCCGGTACCTGGCCGGCTGGCTGCCGGGACAGCCGCTGGTGATCCACAACGGCTATCGCGACGACGTGTTCGTCCCCTCCTGCGCGCCGCGCCCGCCCGGCAGCTTCGTGTTTGTCGGGCGGCTGGTGACCGAGAAAGGGGTCGACCTGCTGCTGCGCAGCTTCGCCAGACTGCGTGGAATGCGGCCCGACGTCCGCCTGACGGTGATCGGCGACGGGCCGCAGTACGCGGTGCTGGTGGCTTTGGCGTCAGCGCTGGGGTGCGCCGGCGCCGTGACCTTTGCCGGCGCGCAGGGGCCCGCGGTGGTCGCCACGCTGCTGGCGCAGCATGCCTGCCTGGTGGTGCCATCGATCGGCTACGAGCCCTTCGGCATCGTCGCACTGGAAGGCCTGGCGGCAGGCTGCGAGGTCATCGTGACGCGCCGCGGCGGGCTGCCCGAGGCTGTCGACGGCTTCGGCTGGGTAGTGGAGCCGGCCGTGGACCCGTTGTGCGAAACGATGCTCGCCGTCTGCGCGGGCGAGTCGCACCGCAGCGAGCCGGGCCTGAGCCTGTTCCTGGCCGACCACCAGCGCAACACCGTTGTGCGCCGCTACGCGGAGGCCATCGCGGCCTTCGTGCGGCAGTAG
- a CDS encoding thiamine pyrophosphate-dependent enzyme: protein MRILEACKQISEARGERVLVATMGAMFAFDALGVTECRLSSVPLMGGAASLGLGLALARPEHGVIVVDGDASLLMQLGGLVTVADRRPANLIHFVVQNRAQFAGAANLPVPGGRDVDFCAMALGAGYASAHRFDSADALGLALPALFNARGPVFVALEVEPEAAQFGPGKPQPEIPDRQFHRMGVEAEQLGAWYASH, encoded by the coding sequence ATGCGAATCCTGGAAGCTTGCAAGCAAATCTCGGAGGCGCGCGGCGAGCGCGTGCTCGTGGCGACGATGGGAGCGATGTTCGCCTTCGATGCCCTCGGCGTGACTGAGTGCCGGCTTAGCTCGGTGCCGCTGATGGGCGGTGCCGCCAGCCTGGGCCTCGGCCTCGCATTGGCGCGGCCTGAGCACGGCGTGATTGTGGTCGATGGCGATGCGAGCCTGCTGATGCAACTCGGTGGTCTCGTTACGGTAGCCGATCGCCGGCCGGCGAACCTGATTCACTTCGTCGTGCAGAACCGGGCCCAGTTCGCCGGCGCCGCCAATCTGCCGGTGCCGGGCGGCCGAGACGTGGATTTCTGTGCGATGGCGCTGGGCGCCGGCTATGCGAGCGCACATCGCTTTGACAGCGCCGACGCGCTTGGTCTGGCGTTACCCGCGCTGTTCAACGCTCGGGGCCCTGTGTTTGTCGCGTTGGAGGTTGAGCCGGAGGCCGCGCAATTCGGCCCAGGGAAGCCCCAGCCGGAAATCCCGGACCGGCAGTTCCACCGAATGGGTGTCGAAGCCGAACAACTGGGCGCCTGGTACGCCTCACATTGA
- a CDS encoding GMC family oxidoreductase, which translates to MNSQAAETFDYIVVGAGSSGATLATRLAERGKGRVLLLEAGAPRDKDFWVTVPLGVAKLLLNPDYVWPFKTEPQPQLAGQQIYWPRGRLPGGSSSVNGMIFVRGEPAEFDHWAALGNQGWDYASLLPYFKRLENTACGDDEARGRSGPISVSSVSKVHPNPLSDAFLQACQQAGIPATSDYNGGRYEGVSYLQLSTGGGRRCSTAVGYLRGRPQANLVLATEAVCTRVVCDGQRAVGVEYSQGGTIRRALAAREVILSAGPIKSPQLLELSGIGDATRLQALGISVRHHLPGVGENLIDHLQSRITFECTKPVTLNEIVRSPLRQGWMGMRYLLTRRGIMATPSATVHALARTPGLSDRPAVKIQLHHLTGADRYAGKGFGLDPFPGFAVGFFQLRPASRGHLHIRSTDPNEAPVIEPRYLDTEGDRHAMLEALRLSREVAQQKGLAEYVARETRPGADVRDEAGLLSYIKASGQTSWHPVGTCKMGNDPMAVVDSQLRVHGMAQLRVVDSSIMPTMCSSNTNAASIMIGEKAADMILPAAYT; encoded by the coding sequence TTGAATTCGCAGGCTGCAGAGACTTTCGACTACATCGTGGTGGGCGCCGGCTCGTCAGGCGCTACCTTGGCGACCCGCCTGGCCGAGCGCGGAAAGGGCAGGGTGCTGCTTCTCGAAGCCGGCGCCCCGCGCGACAAGGACTTCTGGGTGACGGTGCCGCTTGGCGTGGCCAAGCTGCTGCTCAATCCCGATTATGTCTGGCCGTTCAAGACCGAGCCCCAGCCTCAGCTTGCCGGGCAGCAGATCTACTGGCCGCGCGGACGCCTGCCCGGCGGTTCCAGCTCGGTCAACGGCATGATCTTCGTGCGCGGAGAGCCTGCGGAGTTCGACCACTGGGCGGCACTCGGCAACCAGGGCTGGGACTATGCCTCGCTGTTGCCGTACTTCAAGCGGCTCGAGAACACAGCGTGCGGCGACGATGAGGCGCGCGGCCGCAGCGGACCGATCAGCGTGTCGTCGGTGTCGAAGGTCCATCCGAATCCGCTAAGTGATGCCTTCCTGCAGGCTTGCCAGCAGGCCGGCATACCGGCGACAAGCGACTATAACGGCGGCCGCTACGAGGGCGTGAGCTATCTTCAGTTGTCGACCGGCGGCGGGCGTCGCTGCAGTACCGCCGTTGGCTATCTGCGCGGCAGGCCGCAAGCCAACCTCGTGCTGGCGACGGAAGCGGTCTGCACCCGTGTGGTGTGCGATGGACAGCGCGCTGTTGGCGTGGAGTACTCGCAGGGCGGTACCATCCGTCGCGCGCTCGCGGCACGCGAGGTCATCCTCAGCGCCGGCCCGATCAAGTCCCCGCAACTGCTCGAGCTTTCCGGCATTGGCGATGCGACGCGGCTGCAGGCACTGGGAATTTCCGTACGCCATCACCTGCCCGGTGTGGGGGAAAACCTGATCGACCATCTGCAGTCGCGCATCACGTTCGAATGCACGAAGCCGGTCACGCTCAATGAGATCGTGCGCAGCCCGCTGCGGCAGGGCTGGATGGGGATGCGTTACCTGTTGACCCGTCGCGGCATCATGGCTACCCCGTCGGCGACGGTCCACGCGCTGGCGCGTACTCCCGGACTGTCTGACCGGCCGGCGGTCAAGATCCAGCTTCACCACCTGACCGGCGCCGACCGCTATGCCGGCAAGGGCTTCGGCCTGGATCCGTTCCCCGGCTTCGCAGTGGGCTTCTTCCAGTTGCGGCCCGCCTCGCGCGGACATCTGCATATCCGCAGCACCGATCCGAACGAGGCGCCGGTGATCGAACCGCGCTATCTCGATACCGAGGGCGACCGGCATGCGATGCTGGAAGCATTGCGGCTCTCTCGCGAAGTTGCGCAGCAAAAAGGGCTGGCCGAATACGTCGCGCGCGAGACGCGGCCCGGCGCCGATGTGCGCGATGAAGCCGGCCTGCTTTCGTACATCAAGGCGTCCGGACAGACCTCATGGCATCCCGTCGGGACCTGCAAGATGGGCAACGACCCGATGGCGGTGGTGGACAGCCAGTTGCGCGTGCATGGGATGGCTCAGCTGCGCGTGGTGGATTCTTCGATCATGCCGACCATGTGCTCGTCGAACACGAATGCTGCATCGATCATGATCGGCGAGAAGGCGGCCGACATGATCCTGCCAGCGGCATACACCTGA
- a CDS encoding MFS transporter, with translation MSTTYRPATAWRIAILLFLFMAVNFLDKIVVGLLAVPMMEDLNLTPAQFGLVASSFFWLFAISGVVGGFISNRVATTGMLMVMALGWSLFQIPMALSSSLAVLVLARVLLGVAEGPAFPVAVHACYKWFPDDKRAVPVAFFSQGGSIGLLLAGIAIPLITAHWGWRANFYVLSAVGLAWVLLWIALGREGAIGSRPARGTPETGGDRVPYRRLLSDPTVLACFLLHFVAYWGLALTLTWLPAYLQRGLGFSGIESGRLFAMVVAINIPVAIGTAWLAQRMLARGMSSRNARGRFSAAMLMLAGAAFVGVWTGELPPLIRVALIGLALGVSPTVYSLGPAMLAEVTPASQRGAVLAFDNSIASLAGVLAPLVSAYFIAGIGGADGYQAGFALCGAIMVCGGVLGALLIDPEKSARAMARHLDSPMTGKPSGSQTLAG, from the coding sequence ATGAGCACCACCTACCGACCCGCGACGGCATGGCGCATCGCGATCCTGCTGTTCCTCTTCATGGCGGTGAACTTCCTCGACAAGATCGTCGTCGGCCTGCTGGCCGTGCCGATGATGGAGGACCTGAATCTCACTCCCGCACAGTTCGGGCTGGTCGCCAGCAGCTTCTTCTGGCTGTTCGCGATATCAGGCGTCGTGGGCGGCTTCATTTCCAATCGCGTAGCCACCACTGGCATGTTGATGGTGATGGCGCTGGGCTGGTCGCTGTTCCAGATCCCGATGGCGCTGTCTTCCAGCCTGGCGGTGCTCGTGCTGGCGCGCGTGCTGCTGGGCGTTGCCGAAGGGCCTGCTTTCCCGGTTGCTGTCCATGCCTGCTACAAGTGGTTTCCCGACGACAAGCGCGCAGTGCCGGTGGCGTTCTTTTCGCAGGGCGGGAGCATCGGCCTGCTGCTCGCAGGCATCGCCATTCCGCTGATCACGGCGCACTGGGGCTGGCGCGCCAACTTCTACGTGCTGTCAGCCGTGGGCCTGGCCTGGGTACTGCTGTGGATAGCGCTGGGCAGGGAAGGCGCGATTGGATCGCGGCCGGCGCGCGGAACACCGGAGACAGGAGGCGATCGCGTGCCGTATCGCCGGCTGTTGAGCGACCCGACGGTCCTCGCCTGCTTCCTGCTGCATTTCGTCGCCTATTGGGGGCTTGCGCTGACGTTGACGTGGTTGCCCGCCTATCTCCAGCGAGGCCTCGGCTTCAGTGGCATCGAGTCGGGAAGACTCTTCGCAATGGTTGTTGCCATCAATATTCCCGTGGCCATTGGCACGGCCTGGCTGGCACAGCGGATGCTCGCGCGCGGCATGTCTTCGCGCAACGCCCGAGGCCGGTTTTCCGCGGCAATGCTGATGCTTGCCGGTGCGGCCTTCGTCGGTGTGTGGACAGGAGAACTGCCACCGCTGATCCGCGTTGCACTGATCGGCCTGGCACTCGGCGTCTCGCCCACGGTGTACTCGCTTGGCCCCGCCATGCTGGCCGAGGTCACCCCGGCCTCGCAACGCGGCGCCGTCCTGGCGTTCGATAACTCCATTGCCTCGCTCGCCGGCGTGCTGGCGCCGCTGGTGTCGGCCTACTTCATCGCCGGCATCGGCGGCGCGGATGGCTATCAGGCCGGCTTTGCGCTCTGCGGGGCGATCATGGTTTGCGGCGGCGTGCTCGGTGCGCTGCTGATCGACCCTGAGAAATCCGCGCGCGCCATGGCACGTCATCTCGATTCGCCAATGACTGGCAAGCCGTCCGGATCTCAGACGTTGGCCGGCTAA
- a CDS encoding TolC family protein, with the protein MRKPDSLALLPLVAVLALSACATSSLDLAPPRPDRPWQAPTSATGEIVAGTPAASAPADKPPAYALPANTALATIAPPAPLDPAHAYTLPELIDLAQSHNPLTRVAWNDARNAALATGIARSTYLPQLSVAAMGGWQNGRLTGSTVLGQAGTDTSRHGAISVVSLQWLLFDFGERAGVVEAAEQATVAANIAFTALHQRLIHEVSVAFYRYQAARSRMATVDQATANADAVLTAARSRYQRGIGTVVEVAQATQNQAQTRLAQVQAQGAQTDAYLGLINAIGISPLSKPRIAEMPVRPLSPALRRPVEQIVEQAIAQRPDVLGAYAVERASQARVKAAEAAFLPKVFMSAAASYASGGSAITAIPPVGQQPPTVNLNGYRYGSSVFLGVTLPLYDGGMRSAALAQARNDADSASAKLTRAKEESVRQVVVSQSALESSLAAYDAARALADAAQITYDAAYNAYRRGVGTVTEANLAQNQLLLARNASADAYSAALTAAAMLALATGEIGRSAN; encoded by the coding sequence ATGCGCAAACCTGATTCGCTCGCGCTGCTGCCGCTGGTTGCGGTGCTGGCCCTGAGCGCCTGTGCCACCTCGTCGCTCGACCTGGCGCCACCGCGGCCCGACCGGCCGTGGCAGGCGCCCACCAGCGCGACCGGAGAAATCGTCGCCGGTACGCCCGCCGCATCCGCCCCCGCGGACAAGCCACCGGCCTACGCGCTGCCCGCGAATACCGCGCTGGCGACGATCGCTCCGCCCGCTCCCCTCGATCCCGCGCATGCCTATACGCTGCCCGAGCTGATCGACCTGGCGCAATCGCACAACCCGCTGACCCGGGTGGCGTGGAACGACGCCCGCAACGCCGCGCTGGCCACCGGCATCGCGCGCAGCACTTACCTGCCGCAGCTGTCGGTGGCGGCCATGGGCGGCTGGCAGAACGGCCGCCTGACCGGTTCCACCGTGCTGGGCCAGGCCGGGACCGACACATCGCGCCACGGCGCGATCTCGGTGGTATCGCTGCAGTGGCTGCTGTTCGATTTCGGCGAGCGCGCGGGCGTGGTCGAAGCCGCCGAACAGGCCACGGTGGCGGCGAACATCGCCTTCACCGCGCTGCACCAGCGCCTCATCCACGAGGTCAGCGTCGCCTTCTACCGCTACCAGGCCGCGCGCTCGCGCATGGCCACGGTCGACCAGGCCACGGCCAATGCCGATGCGGTGCTGACGGCGGCCAGGTCACGCTACCAGCGCGGCATCGGCACGGTGGTGGAGGTGGCGCAGGCCACGCAGAACCAGGCCCAGACCCGGTTGGCGCAAGTGCAGGCGCAAGGCGCGCAGACCGATGCCTACCTGGGTCTCATCAACGCCATCGGCATTTCCCCGCTGTCGAAGCCGCGCATCGCCGAGATGCCCGTGCGGCCGCTGTCGCCGGCGCTGCGCCGCCCGGTCGAGCAGATCGTCGAGCAGGCCATCGCGCAACGGCCGGATGTGCTGGGCGCCTACGCGGTGGAGCGCGCCAGCCAGGCGCGCGTCAAGGCGGCCGAAGCGGCGTTCCTGCCGAAGGTGTTCATGTCGGCGGCGGCCTCGTATGCGTCGGGCGGGTCCGCCATCACGGCGATCCCTCCGGTGGGACAGCAGCCGCCGACGGTCAATCTCAACGGCTATCGCTACGGCAGCAGCGTGTTCCTGGGCGTGACGCTGCCGCTCTACGATGGCGGCATGCGCTCGGCCGCGCTGGCGCAGGCGCGCAACGATGCCGACAGCGCATCGGCAAAGCTGACGCGCGCCAAGGAGGAATCGGTGCGCCAGGTGGTGGTCAGCCAGAGCGCGCTGGAATCGAGCCTGGCCGCCTATGACGCCGCCAGGGCGCTGGCCGACGCTGCGCAGATCACCTATGACGCGGCGTACAACGCCTATCGGCGTGGCGTGGGCACGGTCACCGAGGCCAACCTCGCGCAGAACCAGTTGCTGCTGGCGCGCAATGCGTCGGCCGACGCGTACAGCGCCGCCTTGACCGCCGCAGCCATGCTGGCGTTGGCCACCGGCGAAATCGGCCGAAGCGCCAACTAG
- the mdtN gene encoding multidrug transporter subunit MdtN, producing MKMAGMRRGPWRGKVIALVIVALAVALSVYAYQRTVRYPSTDDATLDADLIHVASPVGGRIARILVTENQHVAKGDVLFEIDPVPYQLTLAQAQADLELARAMLGTRRRTIGTERGTASVAAEQIARAEQNYALTQRTVERLRPLAADGYVPKQQLDQAEVARRDAAVTLKQAQLQQATTAQAVGSEDDAMATVRAREAALAIAQRALDDTVVRAPFAGRVSGLRVLAGEVVLPNQSLFLLVHTGEWFAMANFRETQLADIRPGDCATVYSMIDRRTALRGTVAGIGVGIGDTDRINLPRSLPYVQPSVNWVRVAHRFPVRIRLEEPPEALARVGASAIVEVRHGAACR from the coding sequence ATGAAAATGGCTGGCATGCGCCGCGGCCCGTGGCGCGGGAAAGTGATTGCGCTGGTGATCGTGGCGCTGGCCGTGGCGCTTTCGGTTTATGCCTATCAGCGGACGGTGCGCTACCCATCGACCGACGATGCCACGCTGGACGCGGACCTGATCCACGTCGCCTCGCCTGTCGGTGGCCGCATTGCCCGGATCCTGGTGACGGAAAACCAGCACGTGGCCAAGGGCGATGTGCTGTTCGAAATCGACCCGGTGCCGTACCAGCTCACCCTGGCCCAGGCGCAGGCCGACCTGGAACTGGCCCGGGCCATGCTGGGCACGCGGCGCCGGACCATCGGCACGGAGCGCGGCACCGCTTCCGTCGCCGCCGAGCAGATTGCCCGCGCCGAGCAGAACTACGCGCTGACGCAACGGACCGTGGAGCGCTTGCGCCCGCTGGCCGCCGATGGCTACGTGCCGAAGCAGCAGCTGGACCAGGCTGAAGTTGCCAGGCGCGACGCGGCGGTGACGCTGAAGCAGGCGCAGCTGCAGCAAGCGACCACGGCGCAGGCGGTGGGCAGCGAGGACGATGCCATGGCCACGGTGCGCGCACGCGAGGCGGCGCTGGCCATCGCGCAGCGGGCGCTGGACGATACCGTGGTGCGCGCCCCGTTCGCCGGCCGTGTCAGCGGCCTGCGGGTGCTGGCCGGCGAAGTCGTGCTGCCGAACCAGTCGCTGTTCCTGCTGGTGCATACCGGAGAGTGGTTTGCCATGGCGAATTTCCGCGAGACCCAGCTGGCGGATATCCGTCCCGGCGACTGCGCCACGGTCTATTCGATGATCGACCGGCGCACTGCCCTGCGCGGCACCGTGGCAGGCATTGGCGTCGGCATCGGCGATACCGATCGCATCAACCTGCCGCGGTCCCTGCCCTATGTGCAGCCGTCGGTGAACTGGGTGCGCGTGGCACACCGGTTCCCGGTGCGCATCAGGCTGGAGGAGCCGCCGGAAGCCCTGGCCCGGGTCGGTGCGAGCGCAATCGTCGAGGTGCGGCATGGCGCGGCCTGCCGCTGA
- a CDS encoding Crp/Fnr family transcriptional regulator, with amino-acid sequence MTESVQPSHRNLASAVLRRAGWFSTCKAETLQTLLDEGQLRLIKRGEILTRRGEPVDHLCLIIDGVLEVSATTAVGKRHVVRYLEPGQLMNLIPVLDEQGAIHDAVAHMDTLVLLLGSALVQRTLANEPELALSLMRLLCLRSRLTYANLTESSLATLRTRCARTLLHLLDPYGMPRNEGVAISLKLSQDEFADMVGRSRPTVNRELKQLERDGIIRITYSHFLILDVAALNAVAADL; translated from the coding sequence ATGACAGAATCCGTCCAGCCGTCCCACCGCAACCTGGCCTCAGCAGTACTGAGGCGCGCGGGCTGGTTCAGCACCTGCAAGGCAGAAACATTGCAAACGCTTCTCGACGAGGGGCAGCTGCGGCTGATCAAGCGCGGTGAGATCCTGACGCGGCGGGGGGAGCCGGTCGACCATCTTTGTCTTATCATCGATGGCGTGCTCGAAGTGAGCGCCACCACGGCGGTCGGCAAGCGGCACGTGGTGCGATATCTGGAACCCGGGCAATTGATGAACCTGATCCCGGTGCTGGATGAACAGGGTGCGATCCATGACGCGGTGGCACACATGGACACCCTCGTCCTGCTGCTCGGCAGCGCACTGGTGCAACGTACGCTGGCCAACGAACCCGAGCTTGCGTTATCCCTCATGCGGCTGCTGTGCCTGCGATCGCGCCTCACCTACGCGAATCTCACAGAAAGCTCGCTGGCAACGCTGAGGACGCGCTGCGCGCGCACACTATTGCATCTGTTGGATCCCTACGGCATGCCTCGCAACGAGGGGGTGGCGATCTCACTGAAGCTGTCGCAGGATGAATTTGCGGACATGGTGGGCCGGTCACGCCCCACTGTGAACCGCGAACTCAAGCAGCTTGAGCGAGACGGGATCATCCGCATCACCTACTCGCATTTCCTGATTCTCGATGTAGCAGCCTTGAACGCTGTTGCCGCAGACTTGTAA
- a CDS encoding YtcA family lipoprotein: protein MARWLPLAALAVLLHGCAGAPSFAVFGAYFPLWLLSALVGILGAVVAWRVFVATGWAETVRFQLLVNTAIGLIVAEIVWLIGTGHL from the coding sequence ATGGCTCGCTGGCTACCGCTCGCAGCATTGGCTGTTCTCCTTCATGGCTGTGCCGGTGCACCTTCCTTTGCCGTGTTCGGCGCCTATTTCCCGCTCTGGCTGTTGAGCGCGCTGGTCGGCATCCTGGGCGCCGTGGTCGCCTGGCGTGTCTTCGTTGCAACCGGCTGGGCGGAGACGGTCCGCTTCCAGCTGCTCGTCAATACGGCGATCGGCCTCATCGTTGCCGAGATCGTCTGGCTGATCGGTACGGGGCATCTATGA
- a CDS encoding thiamine pyrophosphate-binding protein has translation MTDDHSIGASTYIAALRRAAVSHIVTVPDFVQLALHQAVERGEGGMDVVRTCNEDQAVCVAAGLTVAGKRPLVVIQNQGLYACINTVRAVALDAHIPTVFLIGQFGRETENFEKPSKQSRRRVVSLLEPMLETLAVPYWRLEQADDLDAVPTAFDTARSRRGAAALIVGRPVAWH, from the coding sequence ATGACCGACGATCATAGCATCGGCGCTTCTACCTATATTGCTGCGTTGCGGCGCGCGGCAGTCAGCCACATTGTCACTGTGCCGGATTTCGTCCAGCTCGCGCTGCATCAGGCGGTAGAGCGTGGCGAGGGCGGCATGGACGTGGTTCGCACCTGTAACGAAGACCAGGCCGTTTGCGTCGCCGCGGGTCTGACGGTGGCCGGCAAGCGGCCGCTCGTGGTGATACAGAACCAGGGACTGTATGCCTGTATCAACACCGTTCGTGCCGTCGCGCTCGATGCGCATATTCCAACGGTATTCCTGATCGGACAGTTCGGCCGCGAAACCGAGAACTTCGAGAAACCGAGCAAGCAGTCGCGGCGCCGCGTGGTGAGCCTGCTCGAGCCCATGCTGGAAACGCTGGCAGTGCCGTACTGGCGGCTCGAGCAAGCGGATGACCTGGACGCGGTGCCAACCGCTTTCGACACGGCACGGTCGCGCCGCGGCGCTGCCGCGTTGATCGTCGGCCGCCCTGTGGCATGGCATTGA